In Pseudomonadota bacterium, a genomic segment contains:
- a CDS encoding FAD-binding oxidoreductase: protein MDFLDHLRAILGAPHVLTGQDCAKWASDWTGKYRWAPLAVLRPANAAELSTAVSACHAAGVAMVPVGGNTGLTGATSADGAIMVSLDRMNAIRRISPEARVAVVEAGAILQSIHDAAAVHSLVFPLTFGARGSATIGGALATNAGGSNVLRYGNTRELCLGLEVVMPDGRIMDLMTELRKDNSGYALRQLFVGAEGTLGFITAAALKLFPAPKVSVTAMAAFERLEDTLGLLNDLQEATGQAVEAFEYMPRRYIERHVAHTGAAEPFTAAHPVNVLIEVASTRADDAGDGADGGESALLDLVTGHLASALDRGVLSDAVVAQNEAQRRAMWARREMAAELTFTGQPIVDTDIALPLDAVPSFLAEIGPRLAPLDDRAEDFVVSHLGDGNLHYTVYPSRDDAELKQAMVEAIEDLTLSLGGSFSAEHGIGLSKLGSMARRKDAVALDAMRALKQSLDPENLMNPGKVLP from the coding sequence ATGGACTTTCTTGATCATCTGCGCGCCATCCTTGGCGCGCCTCACGTTCTGACTGGCCAAGACTGCGCCAAATGGGCCAGCGACTGGACAGGCAAATATCGTTGGGCTCCCTTGGCGGTCCTGCGTCCTGCCAACGCGGCAGAGCTCAGCACCGCCGTCTCGGCCTGCCACGCAGCAGGCGTCGCCATGGTCCCGGTGGGCGGCAATACCGGGCTTACCGGGGCGACCTCCGCCGATGGGGCGATCATGGTCTCGCTCGATCGCATGAACGCCATCCGCCGGATCTCCCCGGAGGCCCGCGTGGCCGTCGTCGAAGCGGGCGCCATCCTGCAGTCCATCCATGACGCCGCGGCCGTTCATTCTCTCGTCTTCCCCCTCACCTTCGGCGCACGGGGATCAGCCACCATCGGAGGGGCCCTCGCCACCAATGCGGGCGGCTCCAACGTGCTGCGCTACGGAAATACGCGCGAGCTCTGCCTGGGGCTCGAAGTGGTGATGCCCGACGGACGCATCATGGACCTCATGACAGAGCTCCGGAAGGACAACTCCGGATACGCGCTCCGGCAGCTCTTCGTGGGCGCGGAGGGCACGCTCGGCTTCATCACCGCGGCTGCGCTCAAGCTCTTCCCCGCGCCAAAGGTCAGCGTGACCGCCATGGCGGCCTTTGAGCGGTTGGAGGACACGCTCGGCCTCCTCAACGATCTGCAGGAGGCCACGGGGCAGGCCGTCGAGGCCTTCGAATACATGCCCCGACGCTACATCGAGCGCCACGTCGCACATACCGGAGCCGCCGAACCCTTCACTGCGGCCCATCCCGTGAACGTCCTCATCGAGGTGGCCTCGACCCGGGCGGACGACGCCGGAGACGGCGCAGACGGCGGCGAATCCGCCCTGCTCGACCTCGTCACCGGCCATCTTGCATCGGCCCTCGACAGGGGCGTTCTGTCAGACGCCGTCGTGGCGCAGAACGAGGCGCAGCGCCGGGCCATGTGGGCGCGCCGCGAGATGGCCGCGGAGCTCACGTTCACGGGCCAGCCCATCGTCGACACCGACATCGCCCTGCCACTTGACGCGGTGCCGAGCTTCCTGGCCGAGATCGGCCCGCGCCTCGCTCCGCTCGACGATCGCGCGGAGGATTTTGTCGTCTCCCACCTGGGCGACGGCAATCTTCATTACACGGTCTATCCAAGCCGCGACGACGCGGAGCTGAAGCAGGCCATGGTCGAAGCCATCGAAGATCTGACGCTGTCCCTTGGGGGATCGTTCTCGGCGGAACACGGGATCGGCCTGTCGAAGCTGGGCTCCATGGCACGCAGAAAGGATGCCGTGGCCCTCGATGCCATGCGCGCGCTCAAACAGTCCCTCGACCCGGAAAACCTGATGAACCCCGGCAAGGTGCTGCCCTGA
- the ggpS gene encoding glucosylglycerol-phosphate synthase, which translates to MSSELVIVYHRQPYEEVEENGKIVFKENKSPNGIVPTLKSFFGSVDHGAWIAWKQSEDLENPDFERKVEIKDAYGAYTVSRLPLTAEQVREFYHVTSKEAFWPILHAFKERYNYDPVDWPNFQEVNRRFAEAAAEEAAPGALVWVHDYNLWLVPGYLRELRPDVRIAFFHHTPFPSADIFNVLPWRKEIIGSLLACDDVGFHIPRYASNFVSVARSLFDVDVSERMRVPAKWINEGTALTERFVPTLITGEARTVAVSVTPVGVDTAFIDENARSEETGSALARLKEDLGGQRLILSVGRTDYTKGGVQQLESFERVLEQNPDLRGTLRLMHVSVSANRGMTAYAEIQNEIEATAGRINGRFGTLEWQPVALISRPIPFAELVAYYRAADVAWITPLADGMNLVCKEFVTSRVDGDGVLVLSEFAGAAVELPAALETNPFSHRSLDRVILRALEMPETERRERMTSLRTAVLGNDVREWGPGTLKLRAAPPPPDALQATEAA; encoded by the coding sequence ATGTCGTCAGAGCTCGTCATCGTCTACCATCGGCAGCCTTACGAGGAGGTCGAGGAAAACGGGAAGATCGTCTTCAAGGAGAACAAGTCTCCAAACGGGATCGTCCCGACGCTGAAGAGCTTTTTCGGCAGTGTGGATCACGGGGCCTGGATTGCGTGGAAGCAATCCGAAGACCTCGAGAATCCGGACTTTGAGCGGAAGGTGGAGATCAAGGATGCCTACGGTGCCTACACAGTCTCCCGCCTTCCGCTCACGGCCGAGCAGGTGCGTGAATTCTACCATGTCACCTCGAAGGAGGCTTTCTGGCCGATCCTTCACGCGTTCAAGGAACGCTACAATTACGACCCGGTCGATTGGCCGAACTTCCAGGAAGTGAACCGGCGCTTTGCCGAGGCCGCCGCCGAAGAAGCGGCGCCCGGCGCGCTCGTCTGGGTCCATGACTACAATCTCTGGCTGGTGCCGGGTTACCTGCGCGAGCTGCGCCCGGATGTGCGCATCGCGTTCTTCCACCACACACCCTTCCCCTCGGCAGACATCTTCAACGTACTGCCGTGGCGAAAGGAGATCATCGGCTCGCTTCTCGCCTGCGATGACGTGGGCTTTCACATCCCGCGCTACGCGTCGAATTTCGTGAGTGTCGCCCGCTCCCTCTTCGATGTGGATGTGAGCGAGCGCATGCGCGTCCCGGCTAAGTGGATCAACGAGGGCACGGCCCTCACCGAACGCTTCGTGCCGACGCTGATCACGGGCGAGGCCCGCACCGTGGCCGTAAGCGTGACGCCCGTGGGCGTCGACACCGCCTTCATCGACGAGAACGCTCGCTCCGAGGAGACCGGCAGCGCGCTGGCGCGGCTCAAAGAGGATCTCGGCGGCCAACGCCTCATTCTCAGCGTCGGACGCACGGATTACACTAAGGGCGGTGTTCAGCAGCTCGAGAGCTTCGAACGGGTGCTGGAGCAGAACCCGGATCTGCGCGGGACGCTGCGCTTGATGCATGTTTCGGTCAGCGCCAATCGCGGCATGACGGCCTATGCCGAAATCCAGAACGAGATCGAAGCGACGGCGGGCCGGATCAATGGCCGCTTCGGCACGCTCGAGTGGCAGCCCGTGGCGCTCATTTCGCGGCCCATCCCCTTCGCGGAGCTCGTGGCCTATTACCGCGCGGCGGACGTGGCATGGATCACGCCGCTGGCCGACGGAATGAACCTCGTCTGCAAGGAGTTCGTCACGAGCCGCGTGGATGGCGACGGTGTCCTCGTCTTGTCCGAGTTCGCAGGGGCCGCCGTGGAATTGCCCGCGGCACTCGAGACGAATCCGTTCTCCCATCGCTCGCTCGACCGGGTGATCCTCCGCGCGCTTGAAATGCCGGAGACCGAGCGCCGCGAGCGGATGACCTCCCTGCGCACGGCTGTTCTGGGCAATGATGTGCGTGAATGGGGGCCGGGGACGCTGAAGCTCCGCGCGGCACCGCCGCCCCCCGATGCGCTGCAGGCCACTGAGGCCGCCTGA
- the hemC gene encoding hydroxymethylbilane synthase, whose product MSDLSAASPLKIGTRGSPLALAQAHETRARLMAAHELPEEAFEIVVIKTTGDKILNRPLKEIGGKGLFTREIEDDLLAGRIDIAVHSMKDMPTLQPDGLVLDCYLPREDVRDAFVSLGDHSLADLPRGARVGSSSLRRRAQLLSYRGDLEVVEFRGNVQTRLKKLEDGVALCTFLAMAGLRRLALEDVRKSPIAPEDMLPAVAQGAIGIERRADDAKIADLLAPIHDRETGQRLAAERSFLKTLDGSCETPIAALAELDGTRIHLRGEILRPDGSERLADEISGSVDQGTDLGATLAESLLGRAAPGFFDWRETA is encoded by the coding sequence ATGAGTGATTTGTCCGCAGCATCCCCGCTCAAAATCGGCACGCGTGGCTCACCCCTTGCCTTGGCGCAGGCCCATGAGACGCGTGCGCGGCTCATGGCGGCCCATGAGCTGCCGGAGGAAGCCTTTGAGATCGTTGTCATAAAGACGACCGGGGACAAGATCCTCAACAGACCGCTCAAGGAGATCGGGGGCAAGGGGCTCTTCACGCGGGAGATCGAGGATGACCTCCTCGCTGGCCGTATCGACATCGCTGTGCACTCCATGAAGGACATGCCGACTTTGCAGCCAGACGGGCTGGTGCTCGACTGCTACCTGCCGCGCGAGGACGTGCGGGATGCGTTCGTCTCTCTGGGCGATCATTCCCTCGCCGATCTGCCGCGCGGCGCGCGTGTCGGATCCTCCTCGCTGCGCCGCCGGGCCCAGCTTCTGAGTTACCGGGGCGATCTCGAGGTGGTGGAGTTTCGCGGCAACGTACAGACACGCCTGAAGAAGCTGGAAGACGGTGTGGCGCTCTGCACCTTCCTCGCCATGGCCGGCCTGCGCCGGCTGGCGCTCGAGGATGTCCGGAAGAGCCCCATTGCCCCGGAAGACATGCTGCCGGCAGTGGCGCAAGGCGCCATCGGCATCGAGCGGCGCGCGGATGACGCGAAGATCGCTGACCTGCTCGCACCCATCCATGACCGGGAGACGGGGCAACGGCTCGCTGCGGAGCGCAGCTTTCTCAAAACGCTCGACGGCTCCTGCGAGACCCCCATCGCCGCGCTTGCGGAGCTCGATGGCACTCGGATCCACTTGCGAGGCGAGATCCTGCGCCCCGATGGCTCAGAGCGCCTCGCGGACGAGATTTCAGGCTCCGTCGACCAAGGCACGGATCTCGGCGCGACTCTGGCCGAGAGCTTGCTTGGTCGCGCGGCCCCCGGGTTCTTCGACTGGCGGGAGACGGCCTGA
- the hemE gene encoding uroporphyrinogen decarboxylase has translation MTEKTILKALGGERQATPPIWMMRQAGRYLPEYRATRAQAGDFLSLCYTPDLAAEVTLQPIRRYGFDAAILFADILLLPQALGADLWFVTGEGPRLSTITDAAGMAALKGKDDIHEHLAPVYETVRILSRELPEETTLIGFAGAPWTVATYMIAGRGTPDQAPAHALREGAPEVFDALMARLTEGTIEYLSAQIDAGAEVVKLFDSWAGSLKGEAFQKYALEPARVITQALKARHPGIPVIAFPREAGDGYVGFAKATGADCVALDNSVSAEWAAQHVQVDGCVQGNLASSHMVTGGEALVDETRAIVEAFRNGPHIFNLGHGITPDADPENVALMIETVRSA, from the coding sequence ATGACCGAGAAAACGATCCTCAAGGCGCTCGGGGGCGAGCGGCAGGCCACGCCGCCCATCTGGATGATGCGGCAGGCGGGCCGCTATCTCCCCGAGTATCGCGCCACGCGCGCGCAGGCCGGGGATTTTCTGTCCCTGTGCTACACGCCGGACCTCGCGGCGGAGGTGACCCTCCAGCCGATCCGGCGCTACGGCTTTGACGCCGCGATCCTCTTTGCCGATATTCTCCTGCTGCCACAGGCGCTTGGCGCGGATCTCTGGTTCGTGACGGGCGAAGGTCCGCGGCTCTCGACGATCACCGATGCCGCTGGCATGGCAGCGCTGAAGGGCAAGGATGATATCCATGAGCACCTCGCGCCGGTCTACGAGACGGTGCGGATCCTGTCGCGCGAACTGCCCGAGGAGACAACGCTCATTGGCTTTGCGGGCGCGCCATGGACGGTGGCGACGTACATGATTGCCGGCCGGGGGACGCCGGACCAAGCACCGGCCCATGCGCTGCGCGAGGGGGCGCCGGAGGTGTTCGACGCGCTCATGGCGCGGCTGACGGAGGGCACGATCGAGTATCTCTCAGCCCAGATCGACGCTGGCGCAGAGGTGGTGAAGCTCTTTGACAGCTGGGCCGGATCGCTCAAAGGCGAGGCTTTTCAGAAGTATGCATTGGAGCCTGCGCGGGTGATCACCCAGGCGCTCAAGGCGCGGCATCCCGGCATCCCGGTCATCGCCTTTCCGCGCGAGGCGGGCGACGGTTACGTGGGCTTTGCCAAGGCGACCGGGGCCGATTGCGTGGCCCTCGACAATTCCGTCTCGGCCGAGTGGGCCGCGCAGCACGTGCAGGTTGATGGATGCGTGCAGGGAAATCTCGCGTCTTCCCACATGGTGACGGGGGGCGAGGCGCTCGTGGACGAGACCCGCGCCATCGTGGAGGCTTTCCGCAATGGTCCGCATATCTTCAATCTCGGCCACGGCATCACGCCGGACGCGGACCCCGAGAATGTCGCGCTGATGATCGAGACCGTGCGCTCGGCGTAA